The following DNA comes from Chitinophaga nivalis.
GCGGTACGCCGTTGGCATCGTAATAATGTTGCAGGAACTCCATTTTCATCTTAGCCATGTCCACATTGGAAGGACATTCCGACTTACAACCCTTGCAGGCCAGACAAAGGTCCAGTACCTCATAGATTTCCTGGTGATCGAAGCGGTTTTCTTTGGTGGAATGGGTCAGAAACTCCCGCAGGATGTTGGCCCGGGCCCGGGTCGTATCTTTTTCATTACGGGTAGCCATGTAGCTGGGGCACATGGTACCGCCGCTCAGCTGTGTTTTGCGGCAGTCGCCGGAACCGTTGCATTGTTCCGCATGCTGCAACATGGTTTGCTCCGGGAAATGAAAAATAGTGTTGAGGGCCGGGGTTTTCTGTCCGGGTGTATACCGCAGCATACTGTTCATAGACGGGGTGTCTACGATTTTGTTGGGATTGAAAATATTTTCCGGGTCCCAGGTATATTTGATCTGCCGCAGCAGTTCATAGTTCTTTTCACCTACCATCTGGCGGATGAACTCTCCGCGTAACCTGCCATCGCCATGTTCACCGCTGAGGGAGCCATGGTATTTTTTTACCAGCGTGGCAATTTCTTCCGCGATTTTGCGGAACAACAGGTTGCCGGCTTCTGTTTTCAGGTTGATGATCGGACGCAGATGTATTTCACCACTGCCGGCATGTGCGTAATGCACCGCATACAGGTTATACTGTTTCAGGATATCGTTGAAATCGCGGATAAATGCCGGGAGGTCTTCTACCGCTACAGCAGTATCTTCAATCACGGGTACTGCCTTCTCATCACCGGGCAGGTTACTGAGCAATCCCAGTCCGGCTTTACGCAGGGCCCATATTTTTTTGGTGTCGTCGCCAAAGAGCAGGGGGAAGTGATACCCCAGCCCGGCTGCCCGCAGGGTAGTTTCCAGCCGGCCGGCTATTTCCCGGATCTCATCGCGGGTCTCGCGACAAAACTCTACCACCAGGATCGCGCCGGGATCGCCTTGTACGAAGAAACGGTTTTTGCTTTGTTCAATATTGTCTTTGGTACATTCCAGGATGTAATGATCGATCAGCTCACTGGCGCTGGGTTTCAGTTCCATGGCCAGGATATTGGCACGGAGCGAGTCGTCGATAGTAGGGAAGTGGATGCACAGCAGGCCTGTTTCCTTGGGAGGCAGCGGGTCTACATGCAGCTTTATTTCTGTAATAAAAGCCAGGGTACCTTCGGAGCCGGCAATCAGCTTACAGAAGTTGAATGCCTCCATACCGGCCGTGAAGGGCGCTGTTTCCAGGAGCAGGTCTACCGCATAGCCGGTGTTGCGGCGCGGAATACTTTTCTTGGGAAACTCTTTCCGGATCTCATGTTGGTAGCTGTGGTTGCCCAATGCGGTACGGATCTGTTTATAGATGCGTGTTTCCAGGGTATCGGGGCCTTCGCATTTCTGATGGAAGGCTTCCGTGTCGAGGGTGCCGAAGGTCACTTCTTCGCCGTTGCTCAACAGGGCTTTTACTTCCAGCAGGTGTTCGCGGGTGCTGCCATATACGACTGAGTTGGAGCCGCAGGAGTTGTTGCCCACCATACCACCTATCATGGCGCGGTTGGCGGTAGAGGTCTCCGGCCCAAAGTACAGGCCATGTGGTTTGAGGAATAGATTGAGTTCATCCCGGATGACGCCGGGCTGCACCCGTACCCAGTTTTCCTGTGTATTGAGTTCCAGTATATGAGTGAACGTACGCGATACGTCGGTAATGATACCATTGCCCACCACCTGACCCGCCAGCGATGTGCCGGCAGTACGGGGAATGAGCGACGTTTTATGGTCACACGCGAAGCGAATCAGTCTTTTCAGGTCACCCACATGTTGCGGGATCGCTACTGCCAGCGGCATTTCACGGTATGCCGACGCATCGGTGGCATAAAGTGTTCGCATGGTGTCATCTGTATAAAGCGTGCCTTCCAGTTCCTGGGCCAATTGCTCTAGCTTGTCGCGCATCATGTATTACCGGTTTTGAGAAGGCGAAATTAATATTTCAGACTGTTTTTTTTATGCCTTGTAATGGAATCGTCAAAAAAAGCGTCATGATTTTACAAATTGCGGCTTTTTTATCTGCAAACCACAAACCTTGTCCAGCCGGTCTGCCAGGTAAAGTGCGAGGTCCGGAGAAAGGGCTTCATCATGCATATGCATAAAAAAATAAACTTCTTTTAAGCCGTTATCCAGCCAGTAACGGATACGATTGGCCCAGTCGTCGATACGGGTATAGTCACTGGGATGTAAACTGTTGCCCACAAAACGGATAAATATTTTGGGAATGGTGAGGTGCATGTGGGCACAATCTCTTCTGCCGGCGGTGTCGGTAATGACGGCGCCTATCTTCAGCTGTTGCAGTGTTTCAAAGAATTCCTGGCGGATGGCTTCATCTGCAAACCATTGCGGATGCCGTACTTCTACAAAAAACTGGAGGTCTGCCGGCAGCGTGGCCAGGTATTCGTATAGGTTTGCCCGTTTGGCCGGTGAGTAGCGGTCGCTCAGCTGCAGGAAGATAGGCCCCAGGTGCGGACCGAATGCCAGTACGCCTTCCAGGAAGGCGGTGGTCAGGTCGCCGGCACTTATCAGATTGCTGTAATGACTGATCCGTTGTGGTACTTTAGGACAAAACCGGAAGGTCATACCGGCGGCACGGGCATCCCAGCCGGCAATGGTATCCGGACCATAAATCTGGTAATGGGTGGCGTTGAGTTCTATGCTGTTGAAATGATGTACGTATTCATCCAGGAAAGCCTTTTCTTTGGTGCCCGGAGGATATATCTTACCAATCCATTCCTTGCGCCCCCACTTGGCGCATCCCATAAAGGCGAGTGATTTTTTCAACCGTTTCTTTTTCAGTACCAGCCGGTTGAACAACGGTTCGGCAGGTAGTTTGAAATCAATTGTTTCCAGTTCAGCAGGAGTAACGCGGCCAAAGTCCATAAGAGCAGATTTTACATGACAATCCGGCGAAGCGGTAGGAAAGAATAAACTGATCACAAAGATAAGAAAACCAGCAGGGGAATAGGGCTGTTTAAAAAAGCAGCAAGCAGGAAATAAAAATGAATAATCCCTTTGATTTGTTATTTTTCCAAGGTAACTTAATAAAGATTATCAATTATTTAGCATGGAGATTTTACACGTCAGCGCGGAATGTTACCCGGTAGCCAAAGTCGGGGGATTAGGGGATGTAGTCGGTGCTTTGCCCAAATACCAACATGAGTTGGGCAGCATTGCAAAAGTAGTTTTGCCGGCTTACCGGACAAAGTTTTATGATACACATGAATTTGATGTGGTACACCAGGCCGGGATGTGGCTGGGCCACGACTGGTACCACTTCAACGTGTTGAAGGAACGGCACAATGCACTGGGTTTCGACCTGTACCTGGTAGACATCCCTGGTTTACTGGACACGCCGGGCGTATACGGTTACGCGAATGATACAGAACGTTTCCTGGCTTTTCAGATTGCCGTGCTGGACTGGATCAATGAATGGCAGCACCAACCGGATGTGATCCATTGCCACGATCATCATACCGGATTAATTCCTTTTTTATTAAGCTACGGTTATAAATATACCCGCCTCAAAGAAGTGGCGTCTGTGCTTACAATCCATAATGCCCAGTACCAGGGACAGTTTGGATGGGACAAGCTCTACCTGATTCCTGCTTTCGATTTGTGGAAGTCGGGGTTGCTGGATTGGGGCGGCGCTATCAATCCGCTGGCGGCAGGTATCAAATGTGCGTGGCGGGTGACCACGGTTTCACCCGGATACCTGGAAGAGTTGTTCTCCAATGCCAACGGACTGGAAAGTCTCATCAGCCACGAGCGGGCCAAAACCAGCGGCATCGTCAACGGTATTGATACAGCGGTATGGGATACAACTACGGATCCCATGATACCACAACATTATGACCGGGATACGGTGCTGGAAGGTAAGGCGGAAAACAAAAAGCAACTGTGTGAACGCTTTGGGCTGGATACGTCGTTGCCGCTGATATCCTTTATTGGCCGGCTGGTAAGTGACAAAGGGGCCGATCTGCTGCCGGAAATCATCAGTCGTTCCCTGCACGAACTGCCTGGCGAGGTGAACTTCCTCGTATTGGGTAGTGGGGAACCACATGTGGAATGGTCACTACAACAAACCCGTAATGTGGTAAGCTATGGATTTAACCTGCATATCGGATATAATGAAGCCCTGTCGCACCTGATATATGCAGGTAGCGATTTTTTACTGATGCCTTCTCGGGTAGAGCCCTGTGGGCTTAACCAGCTGTATGCCCTGCGGTATGGTACCGTACCGATGGTACGGAGTACCGGCGGATTAAAGGATACGGTGGTCGATTTTGGCGATAAAGAAGGGGTAGGTATCCGCTTTAATCAACCTGCGGTATGGGATGTGGGCGATGCCATAAAAAGAGCCGTGGCCTTGTATCATAATACTGCGCACCTGCAGGAAGTGCGGCTGCGGGGAATGCAAACAGACCATTCCTGGGGAACTTCTGCCCAACGCTACCTGGACGTATACACGGGGATGAAATATTGATGGCTGCCTGGCCTGCGGTTATGCCGCTGTATCCGGATCAGGAAAAAAATGGTAGGCAATATGCCGGACAATGAAAATATATGCACGATGAACTTTAAAAACCAATTCCCATTATGACAAATGATGTAATATCTGTGATACTTGGAGGGGGAGCAGGCACCCGCCTTTATCCACTCACCCGCCGCCGCTCCAAGCCCGCTGTTCCGCTGGCCGGTAAATACAGACTGGTGGACATACCTATCTCCAACTGTTTGAATGCAGCACTGAACCGCATTTTCGTACTTACCCAGTATAACTCTGCTTCCCTGAATAAACACATCAAAAACGCTTACCATTTCAGCAACTTTGATAAAGGATTCGTGGACATCCTGGCGGCAGAACAAACGCCGGATAATCCCACCTGGTACCAGGGTACTGCAGATGCAGTCAGACAATGCCTGCATCACATGGAGAATTTTGAATTTGAATACGTACTGATATTATCCGGAGATCAGCTCTATCAGATGGATTTCAGAGAGATGATCCGCCACCATATAGATACCGGCGCAGAAATATCCATTGCCACTATTCCGGTGAGTGCAAAAGAGGCCTCGGATTTTGGTATACTGAAAACCAATGAAGCCGGAGAAATTGTATCTTTTACGGAAAAGCCGTCGCAGGAAGTATTGCCCCCGTGGGCATCGGAGGTAAGCGACGAGATGAAAGCCGCAGGGCGTATTTACCTGGCCAGTATGGGTATTTATGTCTTCTCCAGAGAGGTATTGTTCCGCATGCTGCAGGATCAGCCGGAAGCCGCTGATTTCGGCAAACAACTGATCCCCGACGCCATTGAGGGGCAGCGGCGGGTATTCAGCTATCAATACGAAGGCTACTGGACCGATATTGGTAACATCCCTTCTTTTTTTGAAGCGAACATAGGTCTCACAGATGATATACCTTTGTTTAATCTTTTCAATGAATCCCAGACGATCTATTCAAGAGCCCGGATGTTACCGCCTGCAAAAATTTCCGGCCAGATGGAAAAAACAATGATTGCAGATGGCTGCATCATTATGGCCGACCGGCTGGAACGTTGTGTGGTGGGGATCCGTACCCGGGTTGGCAAAGGAACCGTGATCACCAACTGTTATATTATGGGAAGTGATTATTATCAGACCCTGGATGAAATAGAAAAAGCTAAAAGACTGGGACACCCGCCCATGGGGATCGGTGAAAACTGCAGTATCCATTATGCAATTATTGATAAGAACTGTAGTATCGGAAACGGCGTACATATTAGTGGAGGAAAACACCTGGCGGATGGCGACTTTGAAAAATACACCGTAAAAGACGGCATTGTTGTTGTCAAAAAGGGAGTGGTACTGGAAGACGGATTTAGTATCTAACAAAATATACACCATGCGTTTGCCTATTGAGCGGAAAAGTACAAAGATTTACCCCGATCTGAAACGGGTAGTAGCCCGGTTCTTTTTTAACGGAGAAGCCAGAGCAAAGTCGATCATACAGCTGGTTGCTGCGATGAGTGACACGGAAGTGGACATAACGATCATGCCTATACTAAGAGAGTTCTCCCGCCGTCACCGCAACATTACCCGCATCTTCGAACGGCATGCGGATCGGCTCCGGCACCTGTTTCCCGCGTTGCAGATCGAGTACGACGGACTTTCCCTCAAGCGGAAACTACTCACCGGGTCCTATTTTACCAATGAGTATTCGATTGAGTCGGCGGCATTTTTTAATCCGTCGCTGATTGAAGATGTGGACCAGAGCGGATTGGAAGAAGGCGAAAAAAGGGTGATCATGAGTTTCCGGGCAGTAGGGGAAGGGCACGTATCTTCCATTGCATTCCGCAGCGGGTTGATTGATAAAAACAATCAGATTACCCTCATACCTGCCGGCAATTACGTGGATGAAGCAGAAATTATCCGTAATTCCATCTACCAGAAAGATATCTTTTTCCAGAATGCAGTATCTATCAAACTGCCGGACTCCGTGATGAAGGAAGTGCAGAACAGTTTACCGGACCAGTTTGAGTACCTGGCGCTGAAGAAAGTGATCCGCGAAATGCAACAAAGGTATCAGGTAGATCATCTGCTGAAAAAAGCCCTGGAAAGAATCCTGTGGCTGGCAGACTCTTATTATGAACTGAATTTCTCACTGGATACCGATTTGTCGGACCGGGTTATTTTTCCTTATTCAGATGCGGAAAGCCGGGGTATTGAAGATGCCCGGTTTGTGAAGTTTGTGGGGGAAGATGGAGATGTTACCTATTATGCTACCTATACAGCCTACGATGGTATTACCATTCAGCCCAAATTGCTGCAAACGGAAGACTTCTACAACTTCAAAATCCTGCCCCTGTATGGAGAAGGTGCCCAGAACAAAAACCTGGCGCTCTTTCCCCGTAAGATAAAAGGTAAATACGTGATGATTTCCCGGATAGATGGTATCAACGGCTACATCATGTATTCTGATAAAATCAACATTTGGGAGAATCCCCGGATATTGCAAACCCCGAAATACGCATGGGAATTTGTACAGGTAGGAAACTGCGGCTCCCCGATTGAAACCGCAGAAGGCTGGCTGGTGATCACACATGGCGTGGGGCCAATGCGTACCTACTGCATTGGCGCTAGTTTGCTGGACCTCGATGATCCCGGCCGGGAAATAGGCCGCCTGCGGGAGCCTCTGCTCATGCCCAATAAAGATGAAAGAGAAGGATATGTACCCAATGTATTATACTCCTGTGGTTCTCTTATTCATAATGATGAACTGATCATCCCCTATGGTTTGTCGGACTACGCTTCCGGCTTTGCCACCGTAAATCTGGAAAAACTCCTCGCCCAGATAAAAGCAGATGGTATGTAAATAGTGGTTATGATAAAGCAGATTTTTTTCAGGAAGATATACACGGGTATATCTTCCTGAAAAAAATCCGGATAAGGCGTTACAGCTGTTGATATAAATACAGGTAGGCCTGCGTCATTTTCTCCTGGCTGAAATTGGCCATCGCATGTACATGACAGGCGTGCCGGCTGATCAGCGGTATATCCGCCACGCGGGCGGCGGCTTCCGCTACATCATGGGTCAGAAATCCGGTTTGCCCATCGAGGATCAGTTCAGGCATAGATCCCCTGTTAAAGGCGATCACCGGTGTGCCGCATAACATCGCTTCCGCTACACTCAGGCCAAATGGCTCTTCAAAACTAATAGGATGTAACAACGCACTGGCGCCACCCAGCAAGGTACTCCGTTGGTGGCCACCTACTGCGCCTATGAAGCGGATCTGCTCCTGATCAATATAAGGCTGTACTTTCTCCCGGTAATAGGCTTCATCCTGAATGATACCAGCCATAATCAGCTGGCGGCCGGTTTGCAAAGCAATCTGTATAGCCTCCCAGGCGCCTTTATGCGGATGTATGCGGCCATAAAATAACAGGTAATCATCCGGTGGCGTTGCCAGATAAGGAAAGTCGGCCGTGTGGATACCATTGTAAATGGTGGCCTTGTAATGGAGCGTGGGATGCCGGTTGGCGTGGCTGATGGCTACATAATGACAAACATCATTGTACCGTTGGTAAACAGGCAGTATCTTTTCGGAAGAAAACCCATGAATAGTGGTTACCATCGGGGTTTTCACAAGTCGCGACCAGGTGAGGGGCAGAAAGTCGAAATGATTATGGATGATATCAAAGTCGCGGGCTTGTTCCATCAGGTAACTGATATGCATACATTCGGTTACTTTGGCATCGGCATCCGGGTCGGTGGCATATCCTTTTTCACAGATAGCTGCCAGCTTACCGGCAGTGAGGGAATCGGCAGTGGCAAAAAGGGTGACGTCCTGTCCGGCAGCTACCAGCCCTTCGGTAAGATTGGAAGCCATCTGTTCCCAGGGGCCATAATGAACGGGCGGTGTGCGCCAGGCTACGGGAGCCAGTATCGCTATTTTCATGTAGTGATTGATTTTAAGTGGGGTGTGGTCATGTTGTATGCAAAGGGGAAGCCAGTTTACCATACATCCCAGCAAAACGTCAGATTATCAATAATCCGGCAACCAAACTATGCAATAACAAATAAACTTAACTAACTTCGTACATTTATAAGTTTCGATGTATTGGCACTACATCCGCTGTTGATAATAATTGGTAAATTTGTAATTCGCAACACTATATGCTGGAGTATATTCCTTACGGGAAAACTGGTTACTTTAACCAGCTGGTAACAGATTTTTTAGCAGAACATCCGCAGATACGACCATTTTATACTTACTCCCCTGTACATCCTGATTTTGACGCAGCGATCCGGGCCCGTCAGCAGTTCGATACGCCCCGTGCTGCCCTGGTAGCAGCCCTGGAGCAGCAATATGCGCCCCTGGAACCGGTACAACCTGTACAGGACAACATCCGGGCGTTACTGGAACCCACAACCTTCACAGTATGCACAGCACATCAGCCCAATATTTTTACCGGCTACCTGTATTTTGTATATAAGATCCTGCAAACGATCCGGCTTTGTACCACGCTGAAAGCGCAATATCCGCAATATAACTTTGTACCTGTCTATTATATGGGCAGTGAAGATAATGACCTGGAAGAACTGGGCAGTATTTACCTGGAAGGCAAAACGCTGACCTGGCAGGCCGGACAGGAGGGTGCGGTAGGCCGCATGCAAACGGCCGGACTGGAGCAGCTGATTAAACAAGTGAAAGACACATTGGGGTATGCACCCCATGCTGTGGAGTTGATTACGCTGCTGGAGCAGGCCTATCTGGGGCACAGTAATATTCAGGATGCCACGTTGTACCTGGTACATGCTTTATTCAGCCGTTATGGCCTGGTAGTAGTGGTGCCGGATAATGCCGCCCTGAAACGTTTATACATCCCCGTTATGAAGGATGAGTTGTTTCAGCAGGCGTCTCATCAACTGGTGAAGCATACCCTGGATAAATTATCCGTACACTATAAAGTACAGGCGAATCCGCGGGAAATCAACCTGTTTTATTTACAGGATGGCCTGCGCGAACGTATTGTACAGGAAGGGGATGAATGGAAAGTATTGCATACCAAACATAGCTTTACGGCGGCGGCTTTGGAAGCAGAGCTGGAAGCGCATCCGGAAAGATTCAGTCCCAATGTGATCCTGCGCGGGATGTTCCAGGAAACCATATTGCCCAACATTGCCTTTATCGGTGGTGGCGGTGAAATTGCTTACTGGATGGAGTTACAGGAGTTATTTGCCCATTATAAAGTGCCATACCCGATCTTGTTGCTGCGTAATTCTTTGTTGCTGGCAGATGACATCTCTGTACAGCGGATGCAGAAACTGGGTATTGCGTTACCTGAATTATTTAAGCCCACCGAAGATATCGTCAATGATTATGTAAAGCATCATACCAATACTTCATTAGTATTGAAAGATGAATATGCCGCTATTGAACAGCTCTTCGATGAGCTGGAAGCCAAAGCGCGTAATATTGATGTCACGCTGGTAGCTACGACCGGTTCTGAGCGGAAGAAAGCGTTGAAGTCTATCGGTAAGCTGGAACATAAGTTCCTGCGGGCAGAGAAGAAAAAATTTGCGTGGCAGACAGACCAGATCCGGCAGGTGAAAAGCCGGTTGTTTCCGGCGGGTTCACTCCAGGAGCGTAAGGAAAACTTCCTGCCCTGGTATGCCCAGGAAGGTCCGGCCTTCTTCGACCGTATCCTGGCTGCTATCAATCCGGTGACGGATCAATTGACCATACTCACCGGCGCATAGAAAATATCACCCAATAAAAAACGCCCCGCAAATCCTGCGGGGCGTTTTTTTTATGCTTTGCCAGCTGCCTTGCTCATGTCTTTCATAAGAGAGAAGATAGCCGTGAGCTGATCGTGTACCTGTTTTGTTTCCAGCATTTCGTCGCGGGTAGGCGTGGCGCCTTTGCCTTCATTGATTTCCTGTTGTCTTAAATGCACCAGGTTTTCGAGGTGGGCATCCAGGCGGTCGAAGGCGTGTACCGGTGGTGCCGGCTGGGCCTGTGCCGCAGTACCGGGATCTATCATCAGGATGAGCTGATCCATGTAGTGCAGCAGGTAGTCCGTGATTTCCCGGTATTCAGGCCGGGGAAACTGTACGCCGTGATGCATGCTGTAAGCCGCCAGGGCAGCCGTATGCGACGTAAGGGTATGATTCAGTACCACCAGGTGATATACCCGGGAGGCATCTTTTTGTTTGCTTTTAGGTTCCGACAACATCCGTTGAAATGCCGACATCATATTGGCGGTAGCCACATAGGTGTCTTTCCGGGCCAGTTTGAAATCGGTCACCGGTACGGTTTCATTGGAGTAGGCGCGCAGTACCAGCTCAAAATATTTCCGGTTGGCCACCATCATCTTTTTCATGTAATCGGGTACAAAGTTATGCTCCCAGGTGGGCCACAGTACCATGTTGGCCACAAAGGCCAGGCCGCCGCCGATAAAGGTATCCAGCACCCGCTGGGTAACATTGTACAGGTCTGACGGATGCAGGAAGTGTAGCAGAAAAATGATAAAAGGGGTAACGAAAAACACACTCACCGTATATTGGAAGCTCATAAAGCTGTAGGCCCCCAGGATACACAGCAGCATGCTGATAAAGATCACGGTATCGTTATGGGTCAGGTACAGCAGTGCTGCCGCAAAGAGGGCGCCGGTAACGGTACCGATTAAACGCTGTATGCTGCGGGAGCGGGTAAGACCAAAGCCTGGCTTGAGGATTACCACAATGGTCAGCAGTATCCAGTATACCCGGTCCAGGTGCAGCACGGCGCCCAGCGTATAGCCGGTAACGGTAGCCAGACTTACCCGGATGGCATGCCGGAAGATGTGTGATTTGAACGTCAGGTTATCCCGGAATGTTTCCAGGTCGTATTTCTGGCGGGTAGTAAATTTAGACAGCTCCAGCTTAGGATCGATGGAGGCGTCTTTCAGGCGTTCCAGGCGTGTCAGCCGGTGCAGGTTATAGATACGCTGCGCCATGTCCTGCAGGTTTTGCAGGATGTTGGTGAGCGGAATGGTGCGCGTTCTTTCTTTCAGGGTAGGCAGTACCAGGGTGATATCGGCGATGGCTTTCTTCACCTTTTCCATATCGTATTTCAGGTTGGAACGAGGGAGGGAACGTTGTCCGGAAGCCACGGCCAGCCCGATGGTTTTTAATTCTTCTGTAAACTCCAGAATAAGGGCGTGAAATTTCTCGAGGATCTCCTGTCCTTTAAAATCCTTTTGCAGGGCATTATAGTCCGTTTGTGAGGCCATGATTTGTTCCTGCAGATCTACCATATCCAGGAATATCAGCACCATACTTTTGTTGATGCTGGTAGTACCCTGTTGGGCGGAACGTCTTTTCAGCAGCAGTTCACGAACGTGTTCCTGTTTCTCGTTTACTATTACCTGCTGTGCCAGCACGGCTTTGAAGTTCTGGGCTACATCCACACCAGGGGTGTAGAAGTTGGCGCGTACTTCCAGGTAGCGGGCTGTTTGCAGGATGCAATCACCGAGTGCCTGCTGTACATTCAGATAAGGCCGGATCTGCCAGAGAATCAGTGCCAGCACCGCATACCAGAGGCTACCCAGCAGTACCATAGACGAATGCAGGAGGGTGAGGGCAGGCGTTAACTGCGTTTCCCCGAGCATGGATACCATCACCAGCAGGGCGCCGGTACCAATGTTGCCGCCCCGGTTGCCGTATACCAGCATCATGGCAAATACAAAACAACACAGCAGTATCCAGATACCCATAGGTACCACATAGGGCATCAGGAGGCCAGTGCCCAGCGCAGTAAAAAAGATAAGAATGGTGCTGATGATAAGTCCGTTTCGTTTATGGACAATGGTGCCGGGTACGTCGCTGAGCGCCGTACACAGGGCGCCCATGGACATGGCAATGCCCAGGTCGAGTTTTCCGAATGCGGCAAATACAAGGGAGGGAACCACCACGCTGATGGTTGTGCGCAATCCGTTGCTGAAATGATAACTGTAAAGGAAACTTTTAATGTCGTTGATTCGC
Coding sequences within:
- a CDS encoding FAD-binding and (Fe-S)-binding domain-containing protein, producing the protein MMRDKLEQLAQELEGTLYTDDTMRTLYATDASAYREMPLAVAIPQHVGDLKRLIRFACDHKTSLIPRTAGTSLAGQVVGNGIITDVSRTFTHILELNTQENWVRVQPGVIRDELNLFLKPHGLYFGPETSTANRAMIGGMVGNNSCGSNSVVYGSTREHLLEVKALLSNGEEVTFGTLDTEAFHQKCEGPDTLETRIYKQIRTALGNHSYQHEIRKEFPKKSIPRRNTGYAVDLLLETAPFTAGMEAFNFCKLIAGSEGTLAFITEIKLHVDPLPPKETGLLCIHFPTIDDSLRANILAMELKPSASELIDHYILECTKDNIEQSKNRFFVQGDPGAILVVEFCRETRDEIREIAGRLETTLRAAGLGYHFPLLFGDDTKKIWALRKAGLGLLSNLPGDEKAVPVIEDTAVAVEDLPAFIRDFNDILKQYNLYAVHYAHAGSGEIHLRPIINLKTEAGNLLFRKIAEEIATLVKKYHGSLSGEHGDGRLRGEFIRQMVGEKNYELLRQIKYTWDPENIFNPNKIVDTPSMNSMLRYTPGQKTPALNTIFHFPEQTMLQHAEQCNGSGDCRKTQLSGGTMCPSYMATRNEKDTTRARANILREFLTHSTKENRFDHQEIYEVLDLCLACKGCKSECPSNVDMAKMKMEFLQHYYDANGVPLRSRLIGNFSKLSALAAFLPGVYNGLINNRVTGGFIRKMSGFAPKRSLPGMHTITLRKWFYEKWPKEMKGPKGKQPVYLFCDEFTNYNDTQIGIKAVQLLHRLGYDVKMTAHPESARAYMSKGLLRKAREIAEQNVRIFSTVINENIPLLGVEPSAILSFRDEYPDLVREGLRQQAKDLARHVYLIDEFLAKEADKGHITAAQFTSQPQHIKLHGHCQQKALSSALHSKKMLSLPQHYTVEVIPSGCCGMAGSFGYEKEHYDLSMQIGEMVLFPAVRNAPADTLIAAPGTSCRHQVKDGTGVKALHPIEILYNSLA
- a CDS encoding DUF72 domain-containing protein; the protein is MDFGRVTPAELETIDFKLPAEPLFNRLVLKKKRLKKSLAFMGCAKWGRKEWIGKIYPPGTKEKAFLDEYVHHFNSIELNATHYQIYGPDTIAGWDARAAGMTFRFCPKVPQRISHYSNLISAGDLTTAFLEGVLAFGPHLGPIFLQLSDRYSPAKRANLYEYLATLPADLQFFVEVRHPQWFADEAIRQEFFETLQQLKIGAVITDTAGRRDCAHMHLTIPKIFIRFVGNSLHPSDYTRIDDWANRIRYWLDNGLKEVYFFMHMHDEALSPDLALYLADRLDKVCGLQIKKPQFVKS
- a CDS encoding glycogen synthase, yielding MEILHVSAECYPVAKVGGLGDVVGALPKYQHELGSIAKVVLPAYRTKFYDTHEFDVVHQAGMWLGHDWYHFNVLKERHNALGFDLYLVDIPGLLDTPGVYGYANDTERFLAFQIAVLDWINEWQHQPDVIHCHDHHTGLIPFLLSYGYKYTRLKEVASVLTIHNAQYQGQFGWDKLYLIPAFDLWKSGLLDWGGAINPLAAGIKCAWRVTTVSPGYLEELFSNANGLESLISHERAKTSGIVNGIDTAVWDTTTDPMIPQHYDRDTVLEGKAENKKQLCERFGLDTSLPLISFIGRLVSDKGADLLPEIISRSLHELPGEVNFLVLGSGEPHVEWSLQQTRNVVSYGFNLHIGYNEALSHLIYAGSDFLLMPSRVEPCGLNQLYALRYGTVPMVRSTGGLKDTVVDFGDKEGVGIRFNQPAVWDVGDAIKRAVALYHNTAHLQEVRLRGMQTDHSWGTSAQRYLDVYTGMKY
- a CDS encoding glucose-1-phosphate adenylyltransferase, which gives rise to MTNDVISVILGGGAGTRLYPLTRRRSKPAVPLAGKYRLVDIPISNCLNAALNRIFVLTQYNSASLNKHIKNAYHFSNFDKGFVDILAAEQTPDNPTWYQGTADAVRQCLHHMENFEFEYVLILSGDQLYQMDFREMIRHHIDTGAEISIATIPVSAKEASDFGILKTNEAGEIVSFTEKPSQEVLPPWASEVSDEMKAAGRIYLASMGIYVFSREVLFRMLQDQPEAADFGKQLIPDAIEGQRRVFSYQYEGYWTDIGNIPSFFEANIGLTDDIPLFNLFNESQTIYSRARMLPPAKISGQMEKTMIADGCIIMADRLERCVVGIRTRVGKGTVITNCYIMGSDYYQTLDEIEKAKRLGHPPMGIGENCSIHYAIIDKNCSIGNGVHISGGKHLADGDFEKYTVKDGIVVVKKGVVLEDGFSI
- a CDS encoding glycosyltransferase family 4 protein, with translation MKIAILAPVAWRTPPVHYGPWEQMASNLTEGLVAAGQDVTLFATADSLTAGKLAAICEKGYATDPDADAKVTECMHISYLMEQARDFDIIHNHFDFLPLTWSRLVKTPMVTTIHGFSSEKILPVYQRYNDVCHYVAISHANRHPTLHYKATIYNGIHTADFPYLATPPDDYLLFYGRIHPHKGAWEAIQIALQTGRQLIMAGIIQDEAYYREKVQPYIDQEQIRFIGAVGGHQRSTLLGGASALLHPISFEEPFGLSVAEAMLCGTPVIAFNRGSMPELILDGQTGFLTHDVAEAAARVADIPLISRHACHVHAMANFSQEKMTQAYLYLYQQL
- a CDS encoding glycoside hydrolase family 130 protein gives rise to the protein MRLPIERKSTKIYPDLKRVVARFFFNGEARAKSIIQLVAAMSDTEVDITIMPILREFSRRHRNITRIFERHADRLRHLFPALQIEYDGLSLKRKLLTGSYFTNEYSIESAAFFNPSLIEDVDQSGLEEGEKRVIMSFRAVGEGHVSSIAFRSGLIDKNNQITLIPAGNYVDEAEIIRNSIYQKDIFFQNAVSIKLPDSVMKEVQNSLPDQFEYLALKKVIREMQQRYQVDHLLKKALERILWLADSYYELNFSLDTDLSDRVIFPYSDAESRGIEDARFVKFVGEDGDVTYYATYTAYDGITIQPKLLQTEDFYNFKILPLYGEGAQNKNLALFPRKIKGKYVMISRIDGINGYIMYSDKINIWENPRILQTPKYAWEFVQVGNCGSPIETAEGWLVITHGVGPMRTYCIGASLLDLDDPGREIGRLREPLLMPNKDEREGYVPNVLYSCGSLIHNDELIIPYGLSDYASGFATVNLEKLLAQIKADGM